One window of Candidatus Methylomirabilis tolerans genomic DNA carries:
- a CDS encoding restriction endonuclease: MARVHGKGPRFVRYFGPVVEALQGLGGSGSPDEVRAVVASRLAISEQEQSEQLSSGSSRFDNQVAWARFYLTRAGLLDSSRRGIWSLTEKGRATTLSHTAALQLFKEVHQAFSAEWRARLKPGESGEALEESSAEAVVAAQAPGHRERLLAILRGLPAAGFERLCQRLLRESGFQNVTVTGRSGDGGLDGNGVVEVNPFVSFRVLFQCKRYSGAVTPAHVRDFRGAMAGRADKGIILTTGTFTADARREAVRDGVPPIELVDGEKFLDMFEKLELGLTPRVAFEIDDGFFDAFRK, from the coding sequence GTGGCAAGAGTTCACGGTAAGGGACCTCGGTTCGTTCGTTACTTCGGCCCAGTAGTTGAGGCATTGCAGGGGCTAGGCGGATCAGGTAGCCCCGACGAAGTCAGGGCAGTGGTCGCCTCGCGGCTTGCCATCTCCGAGCAGGAGCAGAGTGAGCAGCTCTCCAGCGGCTCGTCCCGTTTTGACAATCAGGTTGCATGGGCTCGTTTCTACCTTACTCGGGCCGGACTCCTCGACTCATCGCGCCGTGGTATCTGGAGTCTCACAGAGAAAGGCCGCGCCACGACCCTCTCCCATACCGCAGCTCTGCAGCTATTCAAGGAAGTCCATCAAGCTTTTTCGGCCGAGTGGAGAGCGCGACTCAAGCCGGGCGAGAGCGGCGAGGCGCTTGAGGAGTCCTCCGCGGAAGCCGTAGTGGCCGCCCAAGCCCCTGGTCACCGTGAGCGACTCCTCGCCATTCTGAGGGGATTGCCAGCTGCCGGCTTCGAGCGCCTGTGCCAACGCTTGCTTCGGGAATCCGGATTCCAGAACGTTACGGTTACTGGTCGCTCGGGAGATGGTGGTCTTGACGGAAACGGTGTTGTTGAAGTGAATCCATTCGTAAGCTTTCGCGTGTTATTCCAGTGCAAACGCTACAGCGGGGCGGTCACCCCTGCGCATGTGCGAGATTTCAGAGGTGCTATGGCTGGGCGAGCCGACAAAGGCATCATTCTGACAACCGGTACCTTCACAGCTGATGCGCGCCGCGAGGCGGTTCGAGACGGTGTGCCCCCCATTGAGTTGGTTGATGGTGAGAAGTTTCTCGATATGTTCGAGAAACTGGAACTCGGCCTAACGCCCCGGGTGGCCTTCGAGATTGACGACGGTTTCTTCGACGCCTTTCGAAAGTGA
- a CDS encoding ribbon-helix-helix domain-containing protein, translated as MMEEAVRWSIKVSKDTDLTLRTFLGSQGMKKGDLSKFIEEAVRWRIFNRTVRDARKAFADVPHGELQKMIDEAVEDARAKRYRARAERS; from the coding sequence ATGATGGAAGAAGCCGTTCGTTGGAGCATCAAGGTCTCCAAGGACACCGACCTTACGCTCCGCACCTTTCTGGGTTCGCAGGGCATGAAAAAGGGCGACCTCTCAAAATTTATCGAGGAGGCCGTCCGCTGGCGCATCTTTAACCGGACTGTCCGCGACGCCCGCAAGGCTTTCGCTGACGTTCCACATGGCGAGCTGCAGAAGATGATTGATGAGGCCGTCGAAGACGCCCGCGCGAAACGCTATCGCGCGCGCGCCGAACGGTCCTGA
- a CDS encoding DUF6516 family protein codes for MSLLRDYLALIQQAVRTLSGIHIEVYREQLFTPTRATLQIRFRLADDSLLEISETLVVEAGALVWLSYRYHWQAATGTAFIRYDNAPHHPELETFPHHKHLRESVIASQRPALPDFFGEIQRRLSGRD; via the coding sequence ATGAGCCTCCTCCGTGACTATCTTGCGCTAATTCAGCAAGCAGTCCGTACCCTTTCCGGCATTCATATCGAGGTGTATCGGGAACAACTTTTTACGCCCACCAGAGCCACTCTACAGATCAGGTTCCGTCTGGCGGATGACTCCCTCCTTGAAATCAGTGAGACGCTCGTAGTGGAGGCAGGCGCACTTGTGTGGCTGAGCTATCGTTACCACTGGCAGGCTGCAACCGGCACTGCGTTCATACGCTACGACAATGCCCCTCATCATCCGGAGCTCGAGACGTTTCCCCACCACAAGCACCTGCGGGAGTCGGTGATAGCCTCTCAACGGCCGGCACTCCCTGATTTCTTCGGTGAGATCCAACGTCGTCTCTCCGGGCGTGACTGA